In the genome of Loxodonta africana isolate mLoxAfr1 chromosome 16, mLoxAfr1.hap2, whole genome shotgun sequence, one region contains:
- the STK32C gene encoding serine/threonine-protein kinase 32C isoform X1, which produces MGILGLMQCLPWACRKPRAFPQRRLATHGVSGTKINGEGFGGLTLGLLHKIGAKASPVITIITIISSLPPSSPSPSPSLSSPSPPPPPHHHHPHHHHRSHHHFHHHHHPLFILTILLLIIPITTIIVIPIIIVIPNVTVIHVIIIISLMIIIPIPAVIIVIPPRGHFFTCSLCAHRYSFQDEEDMFMVVDLLLGGDLRYHLQQNVQFSEDTVRLYICEMALALDYLRSQHIIHRDVKPDNILLDEQGHAHLTDFNIATIIKDGERATALAGTKPYMAPEIFQSFVSGGIGYSFEVDWWSVGVMAYELLRGWRPYDIHSSNAVESLVQLFSTVSVQYAPTWSKDTVALLRKLLTVNPEHRVSSLQDMQAAPSLAYVPWDDLSQKKVEPGFVPNKGRLHCDPTFELEEMILESRPLHKKKKRLAKNKSRDNSRDSSQSENDYLQDCLDAIQQDFVIFNREKLKRSQDSMAEPVPVPEPRDEAEPPADSEVVGSTLPMCGPLCPSAGSS; this is translated from the exons ATGGGCATACTGGGGTTAATGCAGTGCCTCCCTTGGGCCTGCAGGAAGCCCAGGGCTTTTCCACAAAGGAGGCTTGCGACCCATGGTGTTTCTGGCACTAAAATCAATGGGGAAGGCTTTGGGGGCCTGACTTTGGGTTTACTCCATAAAATAGGTGCAAAGGCTAGCCCCgtcatcaccattatcaccatcatctCATCTCTACCACCATCATCTCCATCACCATCCCCATCCCTATCATCAccatcccctcctcctcctcctcatcatcATCATCCCCATCATCACCATCGTTCCCACCACCAtttccatcatcatcatcatcccctCTTCATCCTCACCATCCTCCTCCTCATAAtccccatcaccaccatcatcgtCATTCCCATCATCATCGTCATCCCCAACGTCACGGTTATCCACGTCATTATCATCATCTCCCTCATGATCATCATCCCCATCCCCGCTGTCATCATCGTCATCCCTCCACGTGGCCACTTCTTCACCTGCTCCCTCTGTGCTCACAGGTACTCCTTCCAGGACGAGGAGGACATGTTCATGGTGGTGGACCTGCTGCTGGGTGGGGACCTGCGCTACCACCTGCAGCAGAACGTTCAGTTCTCTGAGGACACAGTGAGGCTGTACATCTGTGAGATGGCGCTGGCCCTCGACTACCTGCGCAGCCAGCACATTATCCACAG AGATGTCAAGCCTGACAACATTCTCCTGGACGAGCAAG GACATGCTCACCTGACAGACTTTAACATCGCCACCATCATAAAGGACGGGGAAAGAGCGACTGCGCTGGCTGGCACCAAGCCCTACATGG CTCCTGAGATCTTCCAATCCTTCGTCAGCGGTGGGATCGGCTACTCCTTCGAGGTGGACTGGTGGTCGGTGGGGGTGATGGCCTATGAGCTGCTGCGTGGATGG CGGCCCTACGACATCCACTCAAGCAATGCGGTGGAGTCTCTGGTGCAGCTCTTCAGCACCGTGAGTGTCCAGTACGCCCCAACCTGGTCCAAGGACACGGTGGCCCTGCTGCGGAAG CTCCTCACGGTGAACCCCGAGCACCGCGTCTCCAGCCTCCAGGACATGCAGGCAGCCCCCTCGCTGGCCTACGTGCCATGGGACGACCTGAGCCAGAAGAAGGTGGAGCCGGGCTTCGTGCCCAAC AAAGGCCGCCTGCACTGCGACCCCACCTTTGAGCTGGAGGAGATGATCCTGGAGTCTCGGCCCTTGCACAAGAAGAAGAAGCGGCTGGCCAAGAACAAGTCACGGGACAACAGCAGGGATAGCTCTCAGTCT GAGAACGACTACCTTCAGGACTGCCTTGACGCAATCCAGCAGGACTTTGTGATTTTTAACAGAGAAAA GCTGAAGAGGAGCCAGGACTCCATGGCCGAACCAGTCCCTGTTCCCGAGCCCCGGGATGAGGCAGAGCCACCGGCGGACAGTGAGGTGGTGGGGTCCACCCTACCCATGTGCGGCCCTCTCTGTCCCTCAGCAGGGAGCAGCTAG